The DNA segment GAGATGGTCGAGGAACACTGCGACGCCACCCCGATCAACTTCGAGGACGCCGATCCCGTCGAACAGATCATCGACGCCCACGGCGACGAGGTCGACAAGGGCGTCGACGCCGTCGGCTATCAGGCGATCGACCCCGAGACGGATCCGGGAGACGACGCGTACGACCCCGCCCGCGAGAACCCCGCCGTCGTGCTCAACCAGCTCATCCAGGTCGTCAGGCCGACCGGCGAGCTCGGCATTCCGGGCCTGTACGTCCCCTCTGACCCGGGCGCACCCGACGCCATGGCCGGCCAGGGGCGGCTGGGCATCGACTTCGGGAAGTTCTTCGAGAAGGGGCTGCGGTGTGGCACCGGCCAGGCCAACGTCAAGCGGTACAACCGATACCTCCGGGACATGATCATCGAGGGCCGCGCGGACCCGAGCTTCCTTGTCTCGCACCGCGAGGACCTCGAGCGCGCGCCCGAGATGTACGAGAAGTTCGACCAGCGCGAGGAGGGCGTCACGAAGGTGCTGCTCGAGCCGTAGTCCCGTCGATCGCGTCGCGTCAGCGCGTTCTCTCCGTTCTTCTTCGTTCTTCGGTTCGCCCCGTTCGATTCGAACCCAGTCGACACTCGATCGATCCCGGCCGGGCCAGTGCCGGTTACTGGGGATCGGGATCGTGGGCCCAGCTTCCGTCCTCTCGGCGGTCGACGTCGGGCAGCTCCGCGAAGGTCGCGTCCAGCCAGCTCGACCACTCGTCGGTCGAGTCGTACCCCGCCGGGTGCTCGTCGTAGAGGGCGTCGGCGAGCTCCTCGGCGGTCGCACCCCCGCGCGCGGAGAGCGTCGCGAACGCGACCCGCGCCGCCGTCCGCTCCGCGTCGGTCAGGTCGAGCTCCTCGAAAGCGTGGCGAATGCTCCCGAAGGGCGCCTCGCCGCCGGCGTCCCGGACTTCGCGTCCGTCGCGATCGGGCTGCTCGACGCCGGTCTCGCCGGTGTATCGCCACCGGCTCTCGATCGAGCCGCTCGACTCCCCCGCTCCGTCCGCCGGCGGATCGACGTCAGGGAGCGCCGCGAGCCGTTTCTCGACGCAGTCGTCCCACCAGCGGTCGGCCGTCGCGTAGCCGGCGGGTTCCTCGCCGTAGGTGGCGTCGACGATCTCCGCCGTCGTCGCGTCGCCCCAGTACCGGAGAAAGGAGAACGCGCTGCGGACGGCTCGCTCCTCGTCGGGCCGGAGGTCGAACCCCTCGATGGATCGTTCGATGTCCTCGGGCGTGTCGATCCGGTCGTCTCGGTCGCCGGCCGGCGTCGCCTCGAGAAGGCGCTCGCCGTTCTCGGTCAGCTCGTACTCGCCGTCGTCGACCTCCTCGACGAGCGCGTTCTCGACCAGCCGTGACAGCCGTTCGTCGAGCGCCTCGCGCGAGGCGTCGAGCTCCGACTCGATCGTCCCGGCGTCGGTCCGTCGACCCTCGAGCGCTTCGAGAACGGCTCGGTCCGGCTCCTCCAGCGTGTTCGAGCTCATGGGAGCTCGTACGGTGACTCGATCCTTAAAGAGGCGCCTCCTCTCCGTGGAGGGGTCCGGTACGGATCGGATTCGAGGCGTGCCGCGGCTGGTCGATCAGGCGCGAAGCCACGCCCTCGGGTGTGCCGACCGGAGGTGGTCCTGGTAGGCCTCGGTGACCGCCGAGTAGGAGTCGACGACGACGCTCCAGTCGCAGTGCTCGCACCGCCCGACGATCGATCCGTCCTCCGGCAGTCCGGGCTCGTCCGGAGCGTCCATGAGTATGCGAGTGCTCGGACGTGCACCCACCTCTACCTGTCGCCCGGTTCGGATCGACGGCGATCCGTTCACGCTCTCGATGGATCGAACGTCCCGGCGACAACCGTTATGTCGATCAGTGCCGTAGCCGCGGTCATGTGCAAGTACTGCGCCTACAACGCTCACGAGGGGTGGGATCAGCTCCTCCAGTACGACGTCACCTACCAGAGCAGCCGGAAGAAAGCGGAGAACTACGGCTTCCACGAGTCGTGGGACGACCTCCGCGAGCAGTTCTCGACGACGGACTAGGACGGGAACGGGTCCGCGACGTCCGCTAACCCCGCCTCGCGTTCCCCCTCCGTCACGAGCGCTTCGTCGAGCGTCTCTCTGATTCCGTCCTCGTCGAGCGCCGTGCCGATGAAGACGAGTTCGCTCCGGCGTTCGTCATCCGCGTGCCACTCGCCGATCGGTCCGGCCTTGATGGATTCGCCCGCGAGATTGAACCCCATGACGTCGTCGCGCCCGGCGAGCCGGAAGATCCCCTTCGCCCGAACGATCCCCGAGAGCGACTCGAACGCTTCGTCGAGTCGTTCGGGATGGAACGGTTCCCGACGTCGGTAGACGAACGACTCGACACCCAGTTCCTCGGCCGGGTGCGTGTGGCCATGCCCTCCGCTCGCGAGTTCGCGCTTCCAGCCGACGTGGCGCTGGGCCTCCTGGAGATCGAACCGGCCCGTTCCCAGCACTCGCTCGGGGGAGATCTCCGAGTAGGTCGTCCGGACGATCTCCGCGCGCGGTTGGAGGCGCTCGATCACGGCCTCGATCTCCTCCAGCTTCTCCTTCTCAACGAGGTCGGTCTTGTTCAGCAGGAGGAGGTCGCAGAACTCGATCTGATCGATCAGGAGCTCGGTCAACGGACGGTCGAGGTCGGTACTCGAGCCCTCGTCCGGGACCTCGCCCGCGTCGAACGCCCGCTCGAACTCCGCGGCGTCGATCACCGAGACGGTGG comes from the Halalkalicoccus sp. CG83 genome and includes:
- a CDS encoding CobW family GTP-binding protein gives rise to the protein MTETVPVTVVSGSLGAGKTTLMNHVLTNREGYEVAVIVNDMGEVNVDADLIRREGTDEEGIVDLSNGCICCELRDDLLTEARRLAESRQFDYLLVESSGISEPIPVARTFTEGGEDDLPEGFHLDTTVSVIDAAEFERAFDAGEVPDEGSSTDLDRPLTELLIDQIEFCDLLLLNKTDLVEKEKLEEIEAVIERLQPRAEIVRTTYSEISPERVLGTGRFDLQEAQRHVGWKRELASGGHGHTHPAEELGVESFVYRRREPFHPERLDEAFESLSGIVRAKGIFRLAGRDDVMGFNLAGESIKAGPIGEWHADDERRSELVFIGTALDEDGIRETLDEALVTEGEREAGLADVADPFPS